Proteins encoded in a region of the Rutidosis leptorrhynchoides isolate AG116_Rl617_1_P2 chromosome 9, CSIRO_AGI_Rlap_v1, whole genome shotgun sequence genome:
- the LOC139869402 gene encoding uncharacterized protein, with protein sequence MEDSVKEQSSVSGNKGGKSAKLLRYPLRSSSKPKDDKLPASSPSIVSASRRGKATSSVSQSVSVLNISAAKEKLSAKPPRRMSIPNKLTASPAANSTGYNTPISEARVANRAANVKGKTDIPNSEVSRSLTRKKFTVLSSASYWLSHIKLAEASGKHQLSLGFFKLALEAGCENVQLLKEELKLYACRHNLVDLGEYAKEVFQGYEITETIEQLQVSETCSHVPEDGDDTNSLSSATGGSKLKPRSLNSSGATSTAKESVKETTHKSNFVSRIKAPVNKKTNNQNTASDTKRINKQDFKKEKLKVETEGMKPANDAQVVDTDAKDTVVEENKENMDAPLVEEISLEA encoded by the exons ATGGAAGACTCTGTAAAGGAACAATCATCCGTCTCCG GAAACAAAGGGGGGAAATCGGCGAAGCTTCTTCGATATCCTCTGCGATCATCATCCAAACCGAAAGACGATAAGCTTCCGGCTTCTTCTCCTTCAATTGTGTCCGCTTCTCGAAG GGGAAAAGCTACATCTAGTGTGAGTCAAAGTGTTAGTGTTCTTAATATATCTGCTGCTAAGGAGAAATTATCTGCTAAGCCACCTAGGAGGATGTCTATCCCAAACAAGCTAACTGCCAGCCCTGCAGCTAATTCCACCGGCTACAACACTCCTATATCTGAAGCAAGAGTTGCAAATCGAGCTGCAAATGTTAAGGGTAAAACTGACATACCAAATTCTGAGGTTTCAAGATCATTGACTCGAAAGAAGTTCACTGTTCTATCTTCAGCTTCATACTGGCTTTCTCATATTAAGCTAGCTGAAGCTTCTGGAAAACATCAACTGTCACTTGGGTTTTTTAAACTTGCTCTGGAGGCCGGGTGCGAG AATGTTCAGCTATTGAAAGAAGAGCTAAAGTTGTATGCTTGTCGCCACAACCTTGTTGATCTTGGAGAATATGCGAAAGAAGTGTTTCAGGGATATGAGATAACTGAAACCATTGAGCAGCTGCAAGTTTCTGAAACGTGTTCGCATGTGCCTGAAGATGGTGATGATACAAACAGCTTGTCTTCTGCTACTGGAGGTTCAAAGCTAAAGCCAAGATCCTTGAACAGCAGTGGTGCCACCTCAACTGCAAAAGAATCAGTTAAAGAAACTACCCATAAGTCTAATTTTGTATCCAGAATCAAAGCTCCAGTAAACAAGAAAACCAATAACCAGAACACTGCTTCTGACACTAAGAGGATAAATAAACAAGATTTTAAGAAAGAGAAACTGAAGGTTGAGACTGAAGGAATGAAACCTGCTAATGACG CTCAAGTGGTGGATACCGATGCCAAGGACACAGTGGTAGAAGAAAACAAAGAGAACATG GATGCTCCTTTGGTGGAAGAGATTAGCTTGGAAGCTTAA